A region of the Variovorax sp. 54 genome:
AGGACCAGTTCTTCGCCAAGGAGCGCGCGCGCTGGGCGCAAGTGATCCAGCAGGCCAACCTGAAGCTCGACTAGTCATGTGGGCCCCCCGGCTTTGCACTCGCTTCGCTCCGTGTCATTCGCCACCCCCCGAGGGGGAGGCGCGGCTCGCCTTGGGGCGGCCCGGCGGCGGCCGCCTCCCCGCTCCCTGAATTTTTTCCTTTTACTTTTTTATTGGAATCTCCGATGAACCCGCAAGAACTCAAGACCATCATGGGCTCCGGCCTGCTCTCGTTCCCGCTGACCGACTTCGACAGCAACGGCGACTTCCACAAGAAGGGCTACATCGAGCGCCTCGAATGGCTGGCGCCCTACGGCGCGAGCGCGCTGTTCGCCGCGGGCGGCACGGGCGAGTTCTTCTCGCTGACGGGTGAGGAGTACCCCGAGATCATCCAGACCGCGGTCGACACCTGCCGCGGCGTGGTGCCGATCATTGCCGGCGCCGGCGGCCCGACGCGCTTTGCCATTCAATGCGCGCAAGCCGCAGAGAAGGCCGGCGCGCACGGCATCCTGCTGCTGCCGCACTACCTCACCGAAGCCGGCCAGGAAGGCCTGGCCGCGCATGTCGAGGCCGTGTGCAAGAGCGTGAAGTTCGGCGTGATCGTCTACAACCGCGCCTCGAGCCGCCTCAAGCCCGACACGCTGGCCCGCCTGGCCGAGCGCAACCCGAACCTCGTCGGCTTCAAGGACGGCGTGGGCGACATCGAAGCGATGGTCGCGATCTTCCAGAAGATGGGCGACCGCTTCGCCTACCTGGGTGGCCTGCCGACGGCCGAGGTCTATGCCGCGGCCTACAAGGCGATGGGCACGCCCGTGTACTCGTCGGCGGTCTTCAACTTCATTCCGAAGACGGCGATGGATTTCTATCACGCGGTCGCCAACGACGACATGGCCACGCAGCACCACCTGCTGAAGAACTTCTTCATGCCCTACCTCGAGCTGCGCAACCGCGTGCCCGGCTACGCCGTGAGCATCGTGAAGGCCGGCGCCAAGCTCGTCGGCCACGACGCCGGCCCCGTGCGCGCGCCGCTGACCGACCTGAAGCCCGACGAGATGGACGCGCTGAAGGCGCTCATCGACACGCTCGGCCCGCAGTAAGCAGGCACTGATCGCAGTAGTCGACCGCACCACAGAACAACAGGAGACAACGACATGCTCATCAGAAAATTCTTCCTCGCCGCCGCAGCGACCGCCGTGTTCGCAGGCTGCGCCGCCAGCGGTGGCAGCAGCAGCGGCGGTGCATCGGCCGAACCGGCAGTGGCCGCGGCCGCCGAGCGGCTGCGCATCGCCATGGTCGACCCGACGCCTGCCGCGCTGCGCGCGCTGGTGGCCGACGACCTGAGCTACGGTCATTCGGGCGGCAAGGTCGACACGCAGGCCAGCTTCATCAGCGACCTGCTCGACCGCAAGTCGGACTTCGTGACCATCGCGATCACCGACCAGACCATCAAGGTGGTCGACGGAAACACCGCCATCGTGCGTCACACGCTCACGGCCGACACCAACGACTCGGGCAAGCCCGGCAAGGTTGCGCTGAAGATCCTCGGCGTCTGGCACAAGCAGGGCGGCGAGTGGAAGCTGCTCGCGCGCCAGGCCGTTCGCCTTCCTTCCTGATCGGACCACCGCTGATGAAGAGAAAGCAATTCCTGTCGGCGGGCCTCGCGCTCGCCGCCACCGCGCTGCTGCCGTTGCACGCCTTGGCGCAGGCCGACACATGGCCGCAGCAGAAACCCGTGACCATCATCGTGCCGTTCCCGGCCGGCGGTTCCACCGACATGGTGGCGCGCGCGCTGGCGCAGCAGCTGCAGGCCAAGCTCGGCGGCAGCTTCGTGGTCGACAACCGACCCGGCGCCACCGGCACCATCGGCACCGGCTTCGTGCGGCGCGCACTGCCCGACGGCTACACGCTGCTGGTGTCGTCGCTCGGCGCCTTCGTCGTCACGCCGCACCTGCAGAAGAGCGTGCCCTACGACGCCACCAAAGACTTCGACTACATCAGCGTGCCCGTGCAGGCGCCCAACGTGCTCGTGGCCAACGTTGCGCGGCCCGAACACACCGTGGCCGACGTGCTCGCGCTCTTGCGCAAGACGCCGGGCAAGGTCTCGTTCGCGAGCTCTGGCAACGGCTCGTCCGACCACCTGTCGGCCGAACTCTTCTGGCAGCAATCGAAGACCGAAGGCGTGCACGTGCCCTACAAGGGCGGTGCGCCGGCCGTGAACGATCTGCTGGGCAACCAGGTCGATTTTTCGTTCCAGAACGTGAACGCCGTGCTGCCGCACATCCGCGCCGGCAAGCTGCGCGCGATTGCCGTCACCGGCGACAAGCGCTCGCCCGTGCTGCCCGACGTGCCCACGCTCGCCGAAGCCGGCGTGAAGGGCGCGGAGGTTTACTCGTGGCAGGGCATGGCCGCACCGAAGGGCCTGCCGCCCGCCACGAAGAAGAAGCTGAGCGACGCGGTCATTGCCGCCATGCAAGACCCCGAGACGAAGAAACGCATGCTCGACCAGGGCCTGGAAATCGTCGCGAGCACCCCAGAAGACTTCACTGCTTTCCAGTTGCGCGAATGGGCGCGATGGAAGACGCTCATCGACACCCGCCACATCACTGCCGACTGAGCCACCGAGCCCGAAGATGACCTCTCCTGAATCCGCTGCTTCCCCCGCCGTGTCGGGCGCGCCCGTCGTCACCGCCATGCGCGTCGTGCCCGTTGCGGGCCACGACAGCATGCTGATGAACCTCAGCGGCGCGCACGGCCCGTTCTTCACGCGCAACCTGCTGATCCTCACCGACAGCGCCGGCCACACCGGCGTGGGCGAAGTGCCGGGCGGCGAGAAGATCCGCCAGACGCTCGAGGACGCACGCGACCTCATCGTGGGCCAGCCCATCGGCAACCACAACGCCGTGCTCAACCGCATGCGCAACGCGTTTGCCGCGCGCGACAGCGGCGGGCGCGGCCTGCAGACCTTCGACCTGCGCGTGACCATTCACGCCGTCACCGCCGCCGAAGCCGCTCTGCTCGACCTGCTGGGTCAGCACCTGGGCGTGCCCGTGGCCGCGCTGCTCGGCGAAGGCCAGCAGCGCGATGCGGTGCAGATGCTCGGCTACCTCTTCTACGTGGGCGACCGCACGAAGACCGACCTGGCGTACGAGACCGACCCCGGCGCCGACAACGACTGGTTCCGCCTGCGCCACGAAGAGGCCATGACGCCCGAGGCCATCGTGCGACTGGCCGAAGCCACGCATGCGCGCTACGGTTTCACCGACTTCAAGCTCAAGGGCGGCGTGCTGCGCGGCGAGGAAGAGGTCGAAGCCATCCGCGCGCTGCACGAGCGCTTTCCGCAGGCGCGCGTCACGCTCGACCCGAACGGCGGCTGGCTGCTGGCCGACGCCATCCGCCTGTGCCGCGACCTGCACGGCGTGATGGCCTATGCCGAAGACCCCTGCGGCGCCGAGGGCGTGTTCTCGGGCCGCGAGGTGATGGCCGAGTTCCGCCGCGCCACCGGCCTGCCCACCGCCACCAACATGGTCGCCACCGATTGGCGCGAGATGGTGCACAGCCTCTCGCTGCAGTCGGTCGACATCCCGCTGGCCGATCCGCACTTCTGGACGATGCAGGGTTCGGTGCGCGTGGCGCAGCTGTGCCAGGCCTGGGGCCTGACCTGGGGCTCGCATTCGAACAACCACTTCGACGTGTCGCTCGCGATGTTCACGCACGTGGCCGCTGCCGCACCCGGCAAGGTCACGGCCATCGACACGCACTGGATCTGGCAGGACGGCCAGCGCCTCACGAAGGCGCCGCTGCAGATCGAAGGCGGCCTCGTGCAGGTGCCCACGCGCGGCGGCCTGGGCATCGAGCTCGACATGGCCGAGGTCGAGAAGGCGCACCAGCTGTACCTGACGCATGGCCTGGGCGCGCGCAACGACGCGCAGGCGATGCAGTACCTCATTCCCAACTGGACTTTCGACAACAAGCGGCCTTGCATGGTCCGCTGAAGGAAACGACGCAATGCAGAACTTCGACAACCTCATCAACGGCGAATGGCTGGCCGGCCAAAGCTACAGCCCCAACATCAACCCCAGCAACCTGGCCGACGTGCTGGGCCAGTACACGCAGGGCGACAAGGGCCACGTCGACGCGGCGGTGGCTGCTGCCACAGCCGCCTTCCCCGCATGGGCGACCGGCAGCATCCAGGCGCGCTCCGACGCGCTCGACAAGATCGGCACCGAGATCCTTGCGCGCAAGGAAGAACTCGGCACGCTGCTCGCGCGTGAAGAAGGCAAGACCAAGGCCGAAGGCATCGGCGAGGCCACGCGTGCGGGGCAGATCTTCAAGTTCTTCGCGGGCGAGTGCCTGCGCCTGTCGGGTGAGCTGCTGCCTTCGGTGCGTCCGAACATCGGCGTGGAGATCACGCGCGAGCCGGTCGGCGTGGTCGGTCTCATCACGCCGTGGAACTTCCCCATCGCGATTCCTGCCTGGAAGATCGCTCCGGCATTGGCCTTCGGCAACTGCGTGGTGCTCAAGCCCGCCGACCTCGTGCCGGGCTGCGCCTGGGCGCTGGCCGAGATCATCAGCCGCTCGGGCATTCCGGCCGGCGTGTTCAACCTCGTGATGGGCCGCGGCAGCGTGATCGGCGATGCGCTGGTGAACCACCCCGGCATCCATGCGATCAGCTTCACGGGCTCGGTGGGCGTGGGCCGCAACATCGCGGTGCAATGCGTCACGAATCACAAGAAGGTGCAGCTCGAAATGGGCGGCAAGAACCCGCAGGTGGTGCTCGACGATGCCGACCTCGCGCAGGCCGTGGAGCTCAGCGTGCAGAGCGCGTTCTACTCGACGGGCCAGCGCTGCACGGCATCGAGCCGCCTCATCGTGACCGAAGGCATCTACCCGAAGTTCATCGAGGCGATGAAGACGCGCATGGCGAAGATCAAGGTCGGCGACGCGCTCGCGCAGGGCACCGACGTGGGCCCGGTCTCGTCGAAGTCGCAACTCGACCAGGACATGGAATACGTGGCCATCGGCAAGGGCGAAGGCGCCACGCTGGCGGCCGGTGGTGAGCTGCTGAAGCTGGAGACCGACGGCTACTACATGTCGCCTGCGTTGTTCAGTGAGTCGGCCGCAAACATGCGCATCAACCGCGAGGAAGTGTTCGGCCCAGTGGCGAGCGTGATCCGCGTGAAGAACTACGAAGAGGCGCTGGCCACGGCCAACGACACCGAGTTCGGTCTGTCGGCTGGCATCGCGACCACTTCGCTGAAGTACGCGACGCACTTCAAGCGCCACAGCCAGGCGGGCATGGTGATGGTGAACCTGCCGACGGCGGGGGTGGACTATCACGTGCCGTTCGGTGGCCGCAAAGGGTCGAGCTACGGGCCGCGTGAGCAGGGCAAGTACGCGCAGGAGTTCTTCACAACGGTGAAGACGGCGTACACGCTGGCTTGACGTTTCTCTTCTGAATTGTTGGAAGCCCCCGGGTGGGGGCTTTTTTACGTCTGCTGTTTTCGGGGTGCGTGCAAAGGACACCGGGTACTTCCCTCCGCGAATGTCCCCCGCTTCGCTCCTCCTTGATTTCGCTGCGGGAAGCACCCAGTGCCCTGTGCACGAGGGCACGCTGTGCGCTTGCAGTCGATCAACGACTTCTACTGAAAACGATCACGCTGGCGGTGTGCCTTGCGCAGCGAAATCAAGGAGGAGGCCGCAGGCCGGGGGACA
Encoded here:
- the kdgD gene encoding 5-dehydro-4-deoxyglucarate dehydratase: MNPQELKTIMGSGLLSFPLTDFDSNGDFHKKGYIERLEWLAPYGASALFAAGGTGEFFSLTGEEYPEIIQTAVDTCRGVVPIIAGAGGPTRFAIQCAQAAEKAGAHGILLLPHYLTEAGQEGLAAHVEAVCKSVKFGVIVYNRASSRLKPDTLARLAERNPNLVGFKDGVGDIEAMVAIFQKMGDRFAYLGGLPTAEVYAAAYKAMGTPVYSSAVFNFIPKTAMDFYHAVANDDMATQHHLLKNFFMPYLELRNRVPGYAVSIVKAGAKLVGHDAGPVRAPLTDLKPDEMDALKALIDTLGPQ
- a CDS encoding Bug family tripartite tricarboxylate transporter substrate binding protein; the encoded protein is MKRKQFLSAGLALAATALLPLHALAQADTWPQQKPVTIIVPFPAGGSTDMVARALAQQLQAKLGGSFVVDNRPGATGTIGTGFVRRALPDGYTLLVSSLGAFVVTPHLQKSVPYDATKDFDYISVPVQAPNVLVANVARPEHTVADVLALLRKTPGKVSFASSGNGSSDHLSAELFWQQSKTEGVHVPYKGGAPAVNDLLGNQVDFSFQNVNAVLPHIRAGKLRAIAVTGDKRSPVLPDVPTLAEAGVKGAEVYSWQGMAAPKGLPPATKKKLSDAVIAAMQDPETKKRMLDQGLEIVASTPEDFTAFQLREWARWKTLIDTRHITAD
- a CDS encoding nuclear transport factor 2 family protein, coding for MLIRKFFLAAAATAVFAGCAASGGSSSGGASAEPAVAAAAERLRIAMVDPTPAALRALVADDLSYGHSGGKVDTQASFISDLLDRKSDFVTIAITDQTIKVVDGNTAIVRHTLTADTNDSGKPGKVALKILGVWHKQGGEWKLLARQAVRLPS
- a CDS encoding aldehyde dehydrogenase family protein yields the protein MQNFDNLINGEWLAGQSYSPNINPSNLADVLGQYTQGDKGHVDAAVAAATAAFPAWATGSIQARSDALDKIGTEILARKEELGTLLAREEGKTKAEGIGEATRAGQIFKFFAGECLRLSGELLPSVRPNIGVEITREPVGVVGLITPWNFPIAIPAWKIAPALAFGNCVVLKPADLVPGCAWALAEIISRSGIPAGVFNLVMGRGSVIGDALVNHPGIHAISFTGSVGVGRNIAVQCVTNHKKVQLEMGGKNPQVVLDDADLAQAVELSVQSAFYSTGQRCTASSRLIVTEGIYPKFIEAMKTRMAKIKVGDALAQGTDVGPVSSKSQLDQDMEYVAIGKGEGATLAAGGELLKLETDGYYMSPALFSESAANMRINREEVFGPVASVIRVKNYEEALATANDTEFGLSAGIATTSLKYATHFKRHSQAGMVMVNLPTAGVDYHVPFGGRKGSSYGPREQGKYAQEFFTTVKTAYTLA
- the gudD gene encoding glucarate dehydratase produces the protein MTSPESAASPAVSGAPVVTAMRVVPVAGHDSMLMNLSGAHGPFFTRNLLILTDSAGHTGVGEVPGGEKIRQTLEDARDLIVGQPIGNHNAVLNRMRNAFAARDSGGRGLQTFDLRVTIHAVTAAEAALLDLLGQHLGVPVAALLGEGQQRDAVQMLGYLFYVGDRTKTDLAYETDPGADNDWFRLRHEEAMTPEAIVRLAEATHARYGFTDFKLKGGVLRGEEEVEAIRALHERFPQARVTLDPNGGWLLADAIRLCRDLHGVMAYAEDPCGAEGVFSGREVMAEFRRATGLPTATNMVATDWREMVHSLSLQSVDIPLADPHFWTMQGSVRVAQLCQAWGLTWGSHSNNHFDVSLAMFTHVAAAAPGKVTAIDTHWIWQDGQRLTKAPLQIEGGLVQVPTRGGLGIELDMAEVEKAHQLYLTHGLGARNDAQAMQYLIPNWTFDNKRPCMVR